One genomic region from Epinephelus fuscoguttatus linkage group LG6, E.fuscoguttatus.final_Chr_v1 encodes:
- the LOC125890361 gene encoding L-serine dehydratase/L-threonine deaminase-like, producing MKTQQHLHVATPVRQSLALTKVAGTSVYLKLDSSQPTGSFKIRGIGHLCKTWAERGCERFVCCSGGNAGMAAAYSARQLGVPATIVVPSVTPNPTVERLKDEGATVVIHGKALNESCQLGEQQGGDTRGRVPNWIFISPFDDPLIWEGHTSLVKELEQDLKEKPGAIVLSVGGGGLLNGVVEGLRRADWADVPIVAMETMGAHSLNAAVKAGELVTLPEITSVATTLGLTRVSAQTFKLLGKHTVFSEVVTDQQAVKAVERFVDDEKVLVEPACGAALAAVYSGIIKRLQEEGKLVQRLGPVVIVVCGGNNISMEQLWRLKKQLGVI from the exons ATGAAGACCCAGCAGCATCTTCATGTGGCCACTCCAGTAAGGCAGAGCCTCGCCCTGACTAAAGTAGCAGGGACCTCCGTTTACCTCAAGCTGGATTCATCTCAGCCCACAGGATCCTTCAAGATCAGAGGCATTGGACACCTCTGCAAAACA TGGGCAGAGCGAGGATGTGAGCGGTTTGTCTGCTGTTCAG GTGGAAATGCCGGTATGGCAGCAGCTTATTCTGCCCGTCAGCTCGGGGTACCTGCAACCATAGTAGTTCCAAGTGTTACACCGAACCCAACAGTGGAGAGGCTGAAGGACGAGGGCGCCACTGTGGTTATCCACGGCAAG GCTCTGAATGAAAGCTGCCAGCTTGGCGAGCAGCAAGGCGGCGATACGAGAGGCAGGGTCCCCAACTGGATATTCATCTCTCCCTTTGATGATCCCCTCATCTG ggaagGCCACACATCTCTGGTGAAGGAGCTGGAGCAAGACTTGAAGGAGAAGCCGGGAGCAATCGTGTTGTCAGTGGGAGGCGGAGGCCTGCTGAATGGAGTGGTGGAGGGACTGCGTCGTGCCGACTGGGCTGACGTGCCCATTGTAGCCATGGAAACCATGGGAGCACATAGCCTCAATGCAGCAGTGAAAGCTGGGGAGTTGGTCACTCTACCTGAAATTACCAG TGTTGCAACCACACTGGGCCTGACAAGAGTGTCTGCACAGACTTTTAAACTGTTAGGCAAGCACACAGTTTTCTCAGaagtagtcacagaccagcAGGCTGTAAAAGCTGTGGAGCGCTTTGTAG ATGACGAGAAGGTCCTGGTGGAGCCTGCCTGTGGTGCTGCCCTGGCAGCCGTGTACAGCGGCATTATCAAAAGGCTGCAGGAAGAGGGCAAGCTGGTGCAGCGCCTGGGCCCGGTGGTCATCGTGGTGTGCGGCGGCAACAACATCAGCATGGAGCAGCTATGGAGGCTGAAAAAGCAGCTTGGTGTTATCTAA